Proteins found in one Quercus robur chromosome 2, dhQueRobu3.1, whole genome shotgun sequence genomic segment:
- the LOC126715772 gene encoding receptor kinase-like protein Xa21 isoform X1, which translates to MMPIERPSIHLLLAFLLVYSFVLQLSQSASNFTDQSALIAFNSKINNAHSAVNWSTTTNFCNWIGVTCSLRRQRVTALNLSYLGLQGTISPHVGNLSFLVSLDLSNNSFYGFLPPEISRLHRLMELVLSYNLLEGSIPPTIHNCHKLEYLSLPGNKFNGSIPKDLGMLPMLRYLDLDGNRLMGAIPWSLSNVSSLEFLNLESNLLAGPFPHVIFNISSLTNIYLSSNYISGTLPMELCTHCPNLQGLYLSDNSLGGQLPSQIHYCRNLVAVSLSYNKFVGSITKGIGSLENLELLYLGGNNLSGNIPPSLGNLSRLQVFSIEDNNIKGSIPSDSWHFTNLYILNFELNDLTGTIPNSILNISSLQVISLVQNSLYGNLPLDSGLSCPNLEILYLGGNKLSGHIQSDISNCSNLAQVDFGRNSLSGPIPKSLGNLKYLQILVLYDNQLTAEPGEQEMTFLSSLSNCIFLEELVISFNSFNTTIPDYIGNLSISLKKFIASYNQIKGQIPMKIGSLKNLTFLDLSYNNLTGNIPSTLGGVEGLQRLLLRVNNIGGNIPKELCQLRNLGQLVLSHNKISGSIPNCLGNLNLLQRLNLSHNRLTSSIPLKVWSIENLLFLDLSSNYFNGSLSPNMRELDAIIFIDLSCNQITGNIPSIIGFFQTLSSLNLSKNSFQGDIPKSFGTLKGLDQLDLSNNNLVGAIPKSLVALPYLKYLNLSFNKLSGEIPSSGVFINFTAESFLGNELLCGNPIFGVPPCTSQISSQRSRVKQILLRYIIPAIASIIIFTALVTMLRRHPKCKIQIPSFINTLRAVDYRMISYHELCRGTNNFCESNLLGIGGFGSVYKGVLFDGTIVAIKVLNLQLEGALRSFDVECKVLRAIRHRNLVKVISTCSNPEFRALVLQYMSNGSLEKWLYSHNYCLNLVQRVSIMVDVALALDYLHNGQSESMVHCDLKPSNILLDEDMVAHVGDFGIAKILVENKDATHTKTIGTIGYIAPEYGSEGRVSTKGDIYSYGIILLEMITRKKPTDEIFVGELGMRQWIASLHDRMEVVDDGLLRIEEGRDVTALQTILSSILELGLRCSEELPNGRLDIKDVVAKVNKIKLTLLGNRNRGGNRNRGV; encoded by the exons ATGATGCCAATAGAGAGGCCATCCATTCACTTGCTCTTGGCTTTTCTGTTAGTGTATTCATTCGTACTTCAATTGTCCCAATCTGCCAGCAACTTTACTGATCAATCAGCTCTCATTGCCTTCAATTCCAAGATCAACAATGCTCACTCGGCTGTTAATTGGTCCACAACAACAAACTTTTGTAACTGGATTGGAGTCACTTGCAGCCTACGAAGACAGAGAGTCACAGCCTTGAACCTCTCCTACCTTGGTCTCCAAGGCACCATTTCACCTCATGTTGGCAACCTCTCCTTCCTAGTCTCACTTGATCTTTCTAACAACAGCTTCTATGGTTTCCTGCCTCCTGAGATTAGTCGTCTACACCGCTTGATGGAACTTGTCTTGTCATACAACTTATTGGAAGGTAGTATCCCTCCAACTATACATAATTGCCACAAGCTTGAATATTTGTCTCTTCCAGGAAACAAGTTTAATGGTAGCATACCTAAAGATTTAGGCATGTTACCAATGCTTCGCTATTTAGACCTTGATGGAAACCGACTTATGGGTGCAATTCCATGGTCCCTAAGCAATGTTTCATCGTTAGAGTTCTTGAATTTGGAATCCAATCTCCTTGCTGGTCCTTTTCCTCATGTCATCTTTAACATATCCTCTCTTACCAATATTTACCTTTCATCAAATTACATCTCAGGAACTCTTCCTATGGAACTCTGCACCCACTGTCCTAATCTTCAAGGACTTTATCTTTCAGACAACAGTTTAGGCGGTCAGCTTCCTTCACAAATCCATTACTGTAGAAACCTTGTAGCAGTATCTCTGTCATACAATAAGTTTGTTGGAAGTATTACAAAAGGTATTGGGAGTTTAGAAAACCTTGAACTGCTCTATCTTGGTGGTAACAATTTAAGTGGTAACATACCTCCTAGCCTAGGTAACCTTTCGAGGTTACAGGTCTTCTCTATTGAAGACAACAATATTAAAGGAAGCATTCCGAGTGATTCATGGCATTttactaatctatatatattgaattttgaattgaatGATCTCACAGGGACAATACCCAACAGCATTTTAAATATCTCCTCTCTACAAGTGATCTCCTTAGTACAAAATTCTTTGTACGGAAATCTTCCATTAGATTCTGGGCTTTCCTGTCctaatcttgaaattttgtatttgggtGGCAACAAACTTAGTGGTCATATCCAATCGGATATTTCAAATTGTTCCAATCTCGCCCAAGTAGATTTTGGGAGGAACTCACTCTCTGGACCAATACCCAAAAGTCTTGGAAACTTAAAATACCTTCAAATTCTTGTTCTGTATGACAATCAGCTAACAGCGGAGCCTGGAGAGCAAGAGATGACTTTCCTTTCATCTTTATCTAATTGCATATTTTTGGAAGAGCTGGTTATATCGTTCAATTCCTTCAATACTACAATTCCAGATTACATCGGAAACTTATccatttcacttaaaaaattcatTGCAAGTTATAACCAAATAAAGGGTCAAATTCCAATGAAAATTGGTTCCTTGAAAAACTTGACCTTTCTTGATTTAAGCTATAACAATTTGACTGGAAACATACCATCAACATTAGGAGGAGTTGAAGGGTTGCAGAGGTTGCTTCTTAGAGTCAACAATATTGGAGGAAACATTCCAAAAGAACTTTGTCAGCTAAGGAATTTGGGACAGTTAGTTCTCTCACATAACAAAATCTCTGGATCCATCCCAAATTGCCTTGGAAACCTCAACCTTTTGCAGAGATTAAACTTGAGTCACAACAGATTGACATCATCAATCCCACTGAAAGTATGGAGCATTGAAAATCTGCTGTTCTTGGATTTATCATCGAATTACTTCAATGGATCTTTGTCTCCAAACATGAGAGAACTAGATGCTATTATATTCATAGATTTGTCTTGTAACCAAATTACTGGAAATATTCCAAGTATCATTGGTTTTTTTCAAACCCTAAGTAGTCTTAATTTGTCAAAGAACTCATTTCAAGGAGATATTCCAAAATCTTTCGGAACCTTGAAAGGATTGGATCAGTTGGACCTCTCGAACAACAATCTCGTTGGTGCAATTCCTAAGTCTCTTGTGGCACTTCCATATCTCAAGTATTTGAATTTGTCTTTCAACAAGCTATCAGGAGAGATTCCATCTAGTGGAGTTTTTATAAACTTCACGGCGGAATCATTTTTAGGCAATGAACTTCTTTGTGGGAATCCAATTTTTGGAGTTCCACCTTGTACAAGTCAGATTTCTTCTCAACGATCAAGGGTGAAGCAAATTTTGCTTAGATATATTATTCCTGCCATTGCATCAATTATAATCTTTACAGCACTGGTTACTATGCTAAGAAGACACCCAAAATGTAAAATCCAGATTCCAAGTTTCATTAACACATTGCGTGCAGTGGATTATAGAATGATATCATATCATGAGCTTTGTCGTGGGACAAACAACTTCTGTGAAAGCAACTTGCTTGGAATTGGAGGTTTTGGCTCTGTTTACAAAGGGGTACTATTTGATGGGACCATTGTTGCTATCAAAGTTCTAAACTTGCAATTGGAGGGTGCTTTAAGAAGTTTTGATGTTGAATGCAAAGTGTTAAGGGCAATCCGACATAGGAATCTAGTTAAAGTCATTAGTACATGCTCTAACCCCGAGTTTAGAGCTTTGGTGCTACAATACATGTCAAATGGTAGTCTCGAAAAGTGGTTATACTCTCACAACTATTGCTTGAATCTTGTTCAAAGAGTAAGCATTATGGTTGATGTTGCATTAGCGTTGGATTATCTCCACAATGGTCAATCAGAATCCATGGTGCATTGTGATTTGAAGCCTAGCAATATCCTATTGGATGAGGACATGGTTGCGCATGTTGGTGACTTTGGCATTGCAAAGATTTTAGTTGAAAACAAGGACGCAACCCATACCAAAACCATTGGTACAATTGGCTACATTGCACCAG AGTATGGTTCTGAAGGAAGAGTATCTACCAAAGGTGACATTTATAGTTATGGGATAATCTTGTTAGAGATGATCACAAGAAAGAAACCTACCGATGAAATATTTGTTGGAGAACTAGGAATGAGGCAATGGATTGCATCACTTCATGACCGAATGGAAGTTGTGGACGATGGTTTGCTTAGGatagaagagggaagagatgtaACTGCCTTGCAAACTATTCTTTCATCTATCTTGGAACTAGGCTTGAGGTGTTCGGAAGAATTACCAAATGGAAGACTTGACATCAAGGATGTGGTGGCCAAGgttaacaaaatcaaattgaCACTACTTGGAAACAGAAATAGGGGTGGAAACAGAAATAGGGGTGTCTGA
- the LOC126715776 gene encoding uncharacterized protein LOC126715776 isoform X1 encodes MYISDLNFQELGLVAGIHFETSLIDAHAGGVGVMESVPHLDSEARECDMEAICYHMVLVCGTSTCHMAISRSKLFIPGVRVPFWSGCLIIVPPGNKFVLLGAAILGSQCSFCKEVLKSE; translated from the exons ATGTATATAAGTGATTTAAATTTCCAGGAACTGGGTCTTGTAGCAGGAATTCATTTTGAAACTTCACTGATTGATGCTCATGCTGGTGGCGTGGGGGTAATGGAAAGTGTGCCACATTTGGATTCTGAAGCTAGAG AGTGTGATATGGAAGCTATATGCTACCACATGGTGTTAGTCTGTGGAACTTCTACCTGCCATATGGCCATATCAAGGAGCAAGTTATTCATTCCAGGGGTCAGGGTACCGTTCTGGTCTG GTTGCCTTATAATTGTTCCACCAGGGAACAAGTTTGTGCTTTTGGGTGCTGCCATTCTGGGATCTCAGTGCAGTTTCTGCAAGGAAGTTTTAAAGTCTGAATGA
- the LOC126715776 gene encoding uncharacterized protein LOC126715776 isoform X3, with protein sequence MSHTIFLAFGIHFETSLIDAHAGGVGVMESVPHLDSEARECDMEAICYHMVLVCGTSTCHMAISRSKLFIPGVRVPFWSGCLIIVPPGNKFVLLGAAILGSQCSFCKEVLKSE encoded by the exons ATGAGTCACACTATTTTCCTGGCCTTTG GAATTCATTTTGAAACTTCACTGATTGATGCTCATGCTGGTGGCGTGGGGGTAATGGAAAGTGTGCCACATTTGGATTCTGAAGCTAGAG AGTGTGATATGGAAGCTATATGCTACCACATGGTGTTAGTCTGTGGAACTTCTACCTGCCATATGGCCATATCAAGGAGCAAGTTATTCATTCCAGGGGTCAGGGTACCGTTCTGGTCTG GTTGCCTTATAATTGTTCCACCAGGGAACAAGTTTGTGCTTTTGGGTGCTGCCATTCTGGGATCTCAGTGCAGTTTCTGCAAGGAAGTTTTAAAGTCTGAATGA
- the LOC126715776 gene encoding uncharacterized protein LOC126715776 isoform X2, with product MSHTIFLAFAGIHFETSLIDAHAGGVGVMESVPHLDSEARECDMEAICYHMVLVCGTSTCHMAISRSKLFIPGVRVPFWSGCLIIVPPGNKFVLLGAAILGSQCSFCKEVLKSE from the exons ATGAGTCACACTATTTTCCTGGCCTTTG CAGGAATTCATTTTGAAACTTCACTGATTGATGCTCATGCTGGTGGCGTGGGGGTAATGGAAAGTGTGCCACATTTGGATTCTGAAGCTAGAG AGTGTGATATGGAAGCTATATGCTACCACATGGTGTTAGTCTGTGGAACTTCTACCTGCCATATGGCCATATCAAGGAGCAAGTTATTCATTCCAGGGGTCAGGGTACCGTTCTGGTCTG GTTGCCTTATAATTGTTCCACCAGGGAACAAGTTTGTGCTTTTGGGTGCTGCCATTCTGGGATCTCAGTGCAGTTTCTGCAAGGAAGTTTTAAAGTCTGAATGA